A genomic stretch from Amphiura filiformis unplaced genomic scaffold, Afil_fr2py scaffold_594, whole genome shotgun sequence includes:
- the LOC140145707 gene encoding uncharacterized protein produces MKAKYRMPGNQIRLQASSSQITCKILQPFRCRYCLRWWPHFERYRRHVRRHCKWRSSLSTVGKCIKLCPGQNEGQLTHAVGVNESQNEGQLTLAVGVNERQLTHAVGVHESQHEGQLTHAVGVKGSQNEEQLTLAVGVKGSQNEGQLTLAVGVNERQLTHAVGVNESQNEGQLTHAVEVNESQNEGQLTLAVGVNERQLTHAVGVNESQHEGQLTHAVGVKGSQNEEQLTHAVGVKGSQNEGQLTHAVGVKGSQNEGQLAHAVGVKQKQTVPGNQIQETTDETSQIPFKIRYECNKCKKRFLMLSELHYHISDAHSDGTHQLIEFQPKCDHCNKCFPTIADVVRHLDSQHSLLQWICRTCGMGYETKKDLSDHKAIDKVIDKVSGTPNSSRWCRHRLVSIECDACRQRFLSLMKFHSHKCNWLDTRKGLLVLCAFIESGRNNNTLRYYCCEMLFTTASDFAKHRMMQHPPFSCSICGMGFESNDALEEHGTTHAIVEEASDTRQSGTKNKVVKRASQYARRGFKRVFKCAVCDKYELNKQDLIKHMQLHGKYWCHLCNKKLSSESVLNSHLATIHPKVKVKFKCGQCSLLFKSKEECIVHVKNHETNNASLSNNASSNNNASSSNNASSSNNASTSNNASTSNNASSSNNASSSNNASSSNNAASSNNAPLSNNAASSNNDSSNNNASSSNNSSSSNNASLSNNASLSNNTASSNNVSASNNAASNNNEESRKNPYKPLVPEFQCGFCSSIFKSKQDLKNHTPIHSQHWSTWCGHCQTFIRSQDSSRHALSHLQKPKPFVSNTVSSSNKDDFVSRLQKQKPSVINTVSSSNKDDFVSHLQKQKPFVSNTVSSSNKDDFVSHLQKQKPCVSNTVSSSNKDDFVSHLQKQKPCVSNMVSSSNKDDFVSHLQKQKQVVSNTVSSSNHKDFVSHLQKQKQVVSNTVSSSNHKDFVSHLQKQKLCISNNASSSNKDDHHAYGKSVKVTVCLVCAKGFPTEEDFLNHTHLEDKTREACLSKQDQTSTTDSNDDTKNSGDPDKRYLDSKLVIHVCLVCGEGFSNQEDSLDHSKTCLHKEKTGEPCLSTTNKDDDVGPDEAVPACNVPKKHVCLFCDEGFSSQDDLVNHRKTHCKCIVIQNDARQAYIPIFMYHSLKGIQKSGKWPKKKQFHECGKCNQKFKSFKLLNRHQYEFKHHEYVTCMYCDKKFPRKLPLILHMKMHGGATPFQCIQCGDNFSSRDELTQHRTSHVDDTVALKCHHCCRTYGSREKLLKHLRQIRNDEKHPKRDKCKCDECGKQFPSQYSMGIHTREEHTGGSIFKCTKCGKKFLEESDRSQHLKKDCTSFKCQECDIYFRRRDSMDVHMMKMHSKEKPYLCPVCGKRISSHSGLKSHIRTHDGKKDYLCTLCGKGFVHRYSLMSHKSTTTKMKKMSLIYVLHVANILSQSLYSHRT; encoded by the exons ATGAAAGCCAAATACAGAATGCCGGGAAATCAAATTAG ACTCCAAGCTTCTTCATCTCAAATCACCTGTAAAATACTTCAACCCTTTAGATGCAGGTATTGCTTAAGATGGTGGCCACATTTTGAAAGGTATAGGAGGCATGTACGAAGACATTGCAAATGGAGAAGTAGTCTTTCTACAGTGGGTAAATGTATCAAACTATGCCCAGGTCAAAATGAAGGGCAACTTACTCATGCTGTAGGAGTCAATGAAAGCCAAAATGAAGGACAACTAACTCTTGCTGTGGGAGTCAATGAAAGGCAACTAACTCATGCTGTAGGAGTCCATGAAAGCCAACATGAAGGGCAACTAACTCATGCTGTAGGAGTCAAAGGAAGCCAAAATGAAGAGCAACTAACTCTTGCTGTGGGAGTCAAAGGAAGCCAAAATGAAGGACAACTAACTCTCGCTGTGGGAGTCAATGAAAGGCAACTAACTCATGCTGTAGGAGTCAATGAAAGCCAAAATGAAGGGCAACTAACTCATGCTGTAGAAGTCAATGAAAGCCAAAATGAAGGACAACTAACTCTTGCTGTGGGAGTCAATGAAAGGCAACTAACTCATGCTGTAGGAGTCAATGAAAGCCAACATGAAGGGCAACTAACTCATGCTGTAGGAGTCAAAGGAAGCCAAAATGAAGAGCAACTAACTCATGCTGTGGGAGTCAAAGGAAGCCAAAATGAAGGGCAACTAACCCATGCTGTAGGAGTCAAAGGAAGCCAAAATGAAGGGCAACTAGCTCATGCTGTAGgagtcaaacaaaaacaaactgttCCAGGAAATCAGATCCAAGAAACAACAGATGAAACATCTCAAATTCCTTTTAAAATAAGGTATGAGTGCAATAAATGCAAGAAGCGTTTCTTGATGCTCTCAGAGTTGCATTATCACATCTCGGATGCTCACAGCGATGGAACTCATCAGCTGATTGAATTCCAACCAAAATGTGATCATTGCAACAAGTGTTTTCCAACAATAGCAGATGTTGTCAGACATTTGGATAGTCAACATTCACTGCTCCAGTGGATATGTAGAACATGTGGAATGGGCTATGAAACGAAAAAAGACCTATCGGATCACAAAGCAATAGATAAAGTTATAGATAAAGTTAGCGGTACTCCTAATTCATCACGGTGGTGTCGTCACAGGCTGGTATCAATTGAGTGTGATGCATGTAGGCAGCGCTTTCTTTCACTTATGAAGTTCCATAGCCACAAATGCAACTGGCTGGATACCAGGAAAGGTTTGTTAGTACTGTGTGCCTTCATTGAATCTGGGAGAAATAACAACACGCTACGCTATTATTGTTGTGAGATGCTTTTTACAACAGCATCAGATTTCGCAAAACATAGGATGATGCAGCATCCACCGTTCAGCTGCAGTATATGTGGCATGGGTTTTGAATCAAACGACGCCCTAGAGGAACATGGAACAACGCATGCAATTGTAGAGGAAGCCAGCGACACACGTCAGTCTGGTACAAAAAACAAAGTGGTAAAGCGTGCTTCTCAATATGCTAGGCGTGGTTTTAAGCGTGTTTTTAAGTGTGCTGTGTGTGACAAATATGAGCTGAACAAACAGGATCTCATTAAGCACATGCAACTACATGGTAAATATTGGTGTCATCTGTGCAACAAGAAATTATCAAGTGAAAGCGTTCTTAACAGCCATTTGGCTACAATTCACCCCAAAGTTAAGGTTAAATTTAAGTGTGGTCAGTGCAGCCTGCTTTTCAAAAGCAAAGAGGAATGTATCGTACATGTGAAAAACCATGAGACCAACAATGCTTCTTTAAGCAACAATGCTTCTTCAAACAACAATGCTTCTTCAAGCAACAATGCTTCTTCAAGCAACAATGCTTCTACAAGCAACAATGCTTCTACAAGCAACAATGCTTCGTCAAGCAACAATGCCTCTTCAAGCAACAATGCATCTTCAAGCAACAATGCTGCTTCAAGCAACAATGCACCTTTAAGCAACAATGCTGCTTCAAGCAACAATGATTCTTCAAACAACAATGCTTCTTCAAGCAACAATTCTTCTTCAAGCAACAATGCTTCTTTAAGCAATAATGCTTCTTTAAGCAACAATACTGCTTCAAGCAATAATGTTTCTGCAAGCAACAATGCTGCTTCAAACAACAATGAGGAGAGTAGAAAAAATCCTTATAAACCTTTAGTGCCAGAATTTCAGTGTGGTTTTTGTAGCAGTATTTTCAAAAGCAAACAAGATCTTAAAAATCATACCCCGATTCATTCCCAACATTGGTCAACTTGGTGCGGTCATTGCCAAACTTTTATAAGGAGCCAAGATAGCAGCCGCCATGCTCTAAGCCACTTGCAAAAACCAAAACCATTTGTGAGTAATACAGTGTCATCAAGCAACAAAGACGATTTTGTAAGCCGCTTGCAAAAGCAAAAACCAAGTGTGATCAACACGGTATCATCAAGCAACAAAGATGATTTTGTAAGCCACTTACAAAAGCAAAAACCATTTGTGAGCAACACGGTATCATCAAGCAACAAAGATGATTTTGTAAGCCACTTGCAAAAGCAAAAACCATGCGTGAGCAACACGGTATCATCAAGCAACAAAGATGATTTTGTAAGCCACTTGCAAAAGCAAAAACCATGCGTGAGCAACATGGTATCATCAAGCAATAAAGATGATTTTGTAAGCCACTTGCAAAAGCAAAAACAAGTTGTGAGCAACACGGTGTCATCAAGCAACCACAAAGATTTTGTAAGCCACTTGCAAAAGCAAAAACAAGTTGTGAGCAACACAGTGTCATCAAGCAACCACAAAGATTTTGTAAGCCACTTGCAAAAGCAAAAACTATGCATCAGCAACAATGCATCATCAAGCAACAAAGATGATCATCATGCATATGGCAAATCAGTGAAGGTGACAGTGTGTTTGGTTTGTGCTAAGGGTTTTCCTACGGAAGAAGATTTTCTTAATCACACCCATCTCGAAGACAAAACCCGGGAAGCGTGTCTTAGTAAACAAGATCAAACAAGCACAACAGACAGTAATGATGATACTAAAAACAGTGGTGATCCTGATAAACGTTACTTGGACAGCAAACTGGTCATTCATGTATGTTTGGTCTGTGGTGAGGGGTTTTCTAACCAAGAGGATTCTCTTGATCACAGCAAAACTTGTCTACACAAAGAGAAAACAGGGGAGCCATGTTTGAGTACAACAAACAAAGATGATGATGTTGGTCCTGATGAGGCAGTACCAGCATGCAACGTACCAAAAAAACATGTatgtttgttttgtgatgaagGTTTTTCGAGCCAAGATGATCTTGTTAACCATAGAAAAACACATTGCAAGTGCATCGTAATTCAAAATGATGCAAGACAAGCATATATCCCGATATTTATGTATCATAGTCTAAAAGGTATTCAGAAAAGTGGCAAGTGGCCCAAGAAGAAACAATTTCATGAATGCGGCAAATGTAATCAGAAATTCAAATCTTTCAAATTGTTGAATCGGCATCAGTATGAGTTTAAGCATCATGAATATGTAACGTGCATGTACTGCGACAAGAAGTTCCCACGGAAATTACCTCTGATACTGCATATGAAAATGCACGGCGGCGCGACTCCGTTTCAATGTATACAGTGCGGAGACAATTTCTCGTCCAGAGATGAGCTGACACAACATCGGACGAGTCACGTTGATGATACGGTAGCTCTGAAATGTCACCATTGTTGTAGAACATATGGAAGTCGCGAAAAGTTACTGAAGCACTTGCGTCAAATACGCAATGATGAGAAGCATCCGAAACgtgataaatgtaaatgtgatGAATGTGGCAAACAATTTCCATCACAGTATAGCATGGGTATTCATACACGGGAAGAGCATACAGGTGGAAGCATATTTAAGTGTACCAAATGTGGAAAGAAGTTTTTGGAAGAAAGTGATCGAAGCCAGCATCTGAAAAAAGATTGTACAAGTTTCAAATGTCAGGAATGTGATATATATTTCCGAAGGAGGGACTCCATGGATGTCCACATGATGAAAATGCATTCAAAAGAGAAGCCTTATTTATGTCCTGTATGTGGTAAACGTATTTCCTCACATTCTGGACTCAAATCGCACATTAGAACCCATGACGGAAAGAAAGACTATTTGTGTACTTTGTGTGGCAAGGGCTTTGTGCATAGGTATTCATTGATGTCGCATAAAAGCACAACCACAAAGATGAAAAAGATGAGCCTTATTTATGTCCTACATGTGGCAAACATTTTGTCTCAAAGTCTGTATTCACATCGCACATGA